Proteins co-encoded in one uncultured Methanomethylovorans sp. genomic window:
- a CDS encoding DUF262 domain-containing HNH endonuclease family protein yields MKTGASIEAKEYSVSKVFSSDYSFVIPNYQRPYSWKIDHVEALLDDISYFAFQDDQVEELKPYFLGSIVLIKKTERSNYEVIDGQQRLTTLTILLSVIREVLHDSEAQKVLTGLIYDKESFITGTKANYRLQLRRKDQDFFNQYIQRENGIKEIPQEVILSNSQTNIRENTAYLLKRLQDEYTEQKIEQLAAYIVQKCYFVVVSTPDEESAFRIFSVLNDRGMQLSNADILKAEIIGEIQGAKEQDVYSQKWEDQEEVIGREDFNNLFAYIRMIHLKTKPKETILKEIRDYVKPKDKPKDFIDNELIPYIQAFQDIKSSSFESSTHAETVNQYLRWLNQLDNNDWVPPALSYIAKWRKKDTKKIVDFLILLERLAFGIQVMRFDINRRIEKYGKILDAIEKEDENPEILKISLSLTPEEKIKIINGLDGEVYNTQFCKYLLLRIDENLSDGSAHYNYPILSIEHVLPQNPKLDSEWMRLFPSEEERKSLTNRLGNLVLLSRRKNSMAQNYDFEKKKTSYFTSGGVAPLPLTTTVIRTEKWTPDEIISRQKTYIDICIKIWNLST; encoded by the coding sequence ATGAAAACTGGAGCAAGCATAGAAGCAAAAGAATATTCTGTGAGTAAAGTATTTAGTAGCGATTATTCATTTGTTATCCCCAATTATCAACGCCCATACTCATGGAAAATTGATCATGTAGAAGCTCTCCTTGACGATATATCATACTTTGCTTTTCAAGATGATCAAGTTGAGGAGTTAAAACCATATTTTCTTGGAAGCATAGTTTTGATTAAAAAAACTGAGAGATCTAATTACGAAGTTATTGATGGACAACAACGACTGACGACTCTTACTATCCTCTTATCAGTGATCAGAGAAGTATTGCATGATAGTGAAGCACAGAAGGTATTAACTGGGCTTATTTATGACAAAGAGAGCTTTATAACAGGCACTAAGGCGAATTATAGACTTCAGTTAAGGAGAAAGGATCAGGATTTTTTTAACCAATATATCCAAAGAGAAAATGGTATAAAAGAAATACCACAAGAAGTTATTCTAAGTAATAGTCAAACAAACATCAGAGAGAATACAGCTTATTTGTTAAAGAGACTACAAGACGAATATACAGAACAAAAAATTGAACAACTTGCTGCATACATAGTTCAAAAATGCTATTTTGTTGTAGTTTCTACACCAGATGAAGAGTCAGCCTTTAGAATATTCTCTGTTCTGAATGATCGCGGAATGCAACTTTCAAATGCCGACATCCTGAAAGCTGAAATAATTGGAGAAATACAGGGAGCAAAAGAACAGGATGTATACTCTCAGAAATGGGAAGATCAAGAAGAAGTGATTGGACGTGAAGACTTTAATAATCTATTTGCCTACATCAGAATGATACATCTAAAAACAAAACCAAAAGAAACGATTCTCAAAGAAATCCGTGATTATGTTAAACCTAAAGACAAACCCAAAGATTTCATTGACAATGAGCTAATTCCATATATCCAAGCATTCCAAGACATAAAGAGCTCATCTTTTGAATCCTCTACACATGCTGAAACTGTAAATCAGTATTTAAGATGGCTGAATCAGTTAGATAATAATGACTGGGTTCCTCCTGCTTTAAGTTATATTGCAAAGTGGAGGAAGAAGGACACAAAAAAAATTGTTGATTTCTTAATACTACTTGAAAGATTGGCTTTTGGAATACAGGTTATGAGATTTGATATCAATCGTCGAATTGAAAAATATGGAAAGATCCTCGATGCAATTGAAAAAGAAGATGAGAATCCCGAGATATTAAAGATTAGTCTTTCCTTAACACCTGAAGAAAAAATAAAAATAATCAATGGATTAGATGGCGAAGTTTACAATACTCAATTTTGTAAATATCTCCTATTGCGAATAGATGAAAACCTCTCAGATGGCAGTGCTCATTACAATTATCCCATTCTATCCATTGAACATGTATTACCACAAAATCCAAAGCTAGATAGTGAGTGGATGAGACTTTTCCCTTCAGAAGAAGAGCGCAAATCTTTAACAAATCGTTTAGGCAATTTGGTATTGCTTTCCCGTCGAAAAAATTCAATGGCACAAAATTATGACTTTGAGAAGAAGAAAACAAGTTATTTTACAAGCGGGGGAGTGGCTCCACTTCCTTTGACAACGACAGTCATTCGTACAGAGAAATGGACCCCCGACGAAATAATTTCGAGACAAAAGACCTATATTGATATCTGTATTAAAATTTGGAATTTGAGTACCTGA
- a CDS encoding transposase, whose translation MILTYKIQHNSDFSDELRKARAVAMYALKTKSRSSADVKHIGLKSAISNQILKKYSSNKKLKRVSSVKLTVPSQSIQVNHDTKIIKIPCLKLVFQYHVQFEKANQVEIDEQYIYLSVSVPKKECNLVTNYIGVDRNTTGHIAAVANPATGKVLKLGKMGLHVHNKYKHIRKDLQKKGKYKKVKQIKDRESRIVRDLNHKISNKIVKTAIAENSGIKLEDLTGIRRNNKHSKSFRYSLNSWSFYQLQMFIEYKAKLHGVDVVYIDPAYTSQTCSKCGCIGNREGKSFECPTCGHVENADINAAFNIAKSPYISQSTKERDLVEGSTDTPKIALVGTQLTIEPHQLLRWEYVRYSNSKF comes from the coding sequence ATGATTTTAACATACAAAATACAGCATAATAGTGATTTTTCAGACGAACTTAGAAAAGCCAGAGCTGTGGCTATGTATGCACTCAAAACAAAATCACGTTCATCTGCTGATGTAAAGCACATAGGATTGAAATCGGCTATATCTAACCAGATTCTTAAAAAGTATTCGAGTAACAAGAAGCTTAAAAGAGTTAGTAGTGTCAAGTTAACTGTGCCTTCTCAAAGTATTCAAGTTAACCATGATACCAAGATTATCAAAATTCCATGCTTAAAGCTTGTATTCCAATACCATGTACAATTTGAAAAAGCGAATCAAGTGGAAATTGATGAACAGTATATCTATTTGTCCGTTAGTGTTCCTAAAAAGGAATGCAATCTTGTAACTAATTATATTGGAGTAGATCGAAATACAACAGGTCATATTGCAGCAGTAGCAAATCCAGCCACAGGGAAGGTGTTAAAATTAGGAAAGATGGGATTGCATGTACATAATAAGTACAAGCATATCAGAAAGGATTTGCAGAAGAAAGGAAAGTACAAAAAAGTAAAACAAATCAAAGATAGAGAAAGTAGGATAGTTAGAGACTTGAATCATAAAATCAGCAACAAGATAGTAAAAACCGCTATTGCTGAAAATAGTGGAATCAAGCTCGAAGATTTGACTGGTATTAGAAGAAACAATAAACACTCCAAATCTTTCAGATACTCCTTGAACAGTTGGTCGTTCTATCAACTTCAAATGTTCATAGAATACAAGGCTAAGCTGCATGGTGTGGATGTTGTCTATATCGATCCGGCTTATACAAGTCAGACTTGTAGCAAGTGTGGATGTATAGGAAACAGAGAAGGAAAGAGTTTTGAGTGTCCTACATGTGGACACGTTGAGAATGCGGATATCAATGCAGCGTTCAATATTGCAAAGAGTCCATACATATCTCAATCCACTAAAGAAAGAGATTTAGTGGAAGGGAGTACTGATACCCCTAAAATAGCTCTGGTTGGAACGCAACTAACTATAGAACCCCACCAGCTTTTGCGGTGGGAGTATGTCAGGTACTCAAATTCCAAATTTTAA